The DNA region TTAGGTCAGTGGATTCACCCCACTTTAAATGAGAGGAGAAATGGAGGGCAGCGTATTGTATTACTTGTCTAAAACATCTGCCAGAGCTGAGATTAGGTCCTAGAAGATCTCTATAATCACAGCTCTTTCCATGACTGAAATGCCAACAAGGGGCTGAAGACAGGGAGCAGGGGTTGTCTGCTGAAAATCTCTGCAAGGCTGGTCTTTGGTGGGCTGCTGGCTCCTTGCCCATGTGGTCCAGGGGAGGAATGCTTTGCCAGGCACACGAAGGAAGTGGCAGGTGGCTGAGTTGTTAGCTGCTTGGGTGAGTGAAGGCTGGAAtgatttttcactgctgcttgctTTATCTTTCCCAGGAGAACATCTGGAGAAGATAATTCCTCTGATTGTTCAGTACTGTAACGTGGAAGATGACGAGCTGAGAGAGTACTGCTTTCAGGCCTTTGAGTCTTTCGTGAGAAGGTGTGTGCCCTTGAGAAACAATTCTGCACCATCCTGTGCATCAGCATCCTCCTGgtgtaaatatttatatgtttGGCATCAAGGGTTGAGTACCTTCCTACATGCATTCCTGTTGGGAAGGATGGTTCACAAATGAAATCTCTTCTTCACATGCAGAGTTGGGCTTGAGTTATGAGCTATTTTACCTCAACATGTGAGAGTGtgtttctgtattggttttgcagGAGTGGGAGTTTTCCTTGTCCTTGGAGGATTCCTCAGCAAGAGGGAACTGCCTCGCTCAGGGTGCGTGGAGGGAGTGGGAGGCAGGAAGGGGGCTCAGGCagaagagctgctgagctgcagctctCCTGTTGTTTAATCAGACATTTACTGCTTGTCTTGGAAAAGGAGCCCAACAGAGCTGCTGAGGTTTTCTCCCATGAAGGGAAGATTCAGCTAGGTGGTGAAggcaattcatttatttttttccccctatagaAATCATTGCATCCTCCCCAGGGGAATGTGGTCTTGCTTCGTGCACAGCAGGAAGGAGCAGCTCTGGTTTAGCTGATGTTAACAAAACGTTCATATAGTCTGTGAAGCATTTGGGGATTCTTGTGAGATTAATTATATTATTTGGATATTTAAAATAGCTTAGTCTTTAATTTATTAACTATTAGGATTTTTATTTGTCGTGATAGGTGCCCGAAGGAAATTGACCCTCACATCCCTAATGTGATGGGGTTATGTTTGAAGTACATCACCTTTGACCCAAACTACAACTATGataatgaggaggaggaagaggaagacatGATGGAAACTGAAAATGGGGAGGATGAAGAGCAAGGTGCCTACTTGTGAGGATGACTGTGCTCAGCAGAATACTGGGTTAACGTTTCTACCCTTCCTGCTTTCTCACTCTCTGTGACGTTACTTTCCAGATCTGCTTCaatcttttcagttcttctaAATGGCTTATTTTAAATTACCAATGGTAATAACATAGCTGTATGTGCAAAGTTTCAGCAATAATTCTGAGTttgttagtggtttttttttttttctgaaaaggtccTCAGATCTCTGCCTGCCTTAGGTGGTAGTGAAAACACTGAAACTTGAACTCTGAACTAGCGGGAGCTAGACCAAGGAAGCAGTTTTTCCTGTGCCCACTGACTGCAGGAGTTTCTTAGAGCACATCCAGCAAGCACCCAGGCATAATGCGTGGAAATCCTGAGGAGCAGCTGCTCTGCCATCCTGATTGTTGGAAATGCTCTCTTGTGTTCCCAAAGGTGCCGGTGCTGCTTGCAGCCTGCCAGGCAGACCTCAGACCCCTGCTGCAAACAGTTGACTTGATACGCCTGGGTCATTCAAGGGGAGGTGTGAATGCTGTTGTTCTTGCCTGCTTTCTGGCCTGTCCAAACTTCAGGTCGTGGCACCATGTGTTTGAATGCAGCTGTAACACGGATTCCTGTCTGTCCTCATAGTTTAGCTCTAGTAGGCTTAGGCTTGTGTGAGAGAGATGGCTCCTTATGGGGTCCTGACAAAATGGgatttcttgaaaagaaagatcTTACAAGCAGATCTAGAAATTGCAGTTTGTTACCTTCTTACTGCATCTACTGGGGTGTTATGCAGCGCTACCTTTTTTGACCAGGCAGCTGGCTGGCATTTGTAGCTTACTCTGGTTAGAAAAGGAATCAGAAATCTTTGATGTGGTCTCACTTATTTACAAGACTGGACAAACTCCTGTTTGCCCTGGTCACAGGGGAGGTCAGGCAAGCAAGCAGCAATTCCAGGCTGTGGCAGCCAGCACCCCTGCCCAGGTGCATCAGAACCATGCTGCTTTGTCAGGCTGCAGCTTTTTCTCGGTTTCTGTGTTGCTTCCTCTTATCTCTCTGTCTGCAAGGCTGTTTTCCACACATACATACTGTTTCTGAGCACAACAGCCAGCCAAAGCTCATCTTTGCAGTCACCCAGAGGCTGAAGAGCCTGTACTTCTGCACTTGAGCCCCCGTTTGCGGggctggttgcttttttttttttttttttgctggaagagGTAAATGCTTAACtgctattttaaatgaaagcctGAAATTTTAATGTAACAGTTTCAGGGCAACTTAACTCAGCCTACAAACCTAGTAGCCACACAATTACATTTTTACTACAAGTTAGTTATTTTTTGCTACTGTGTAGCAAAAGAGAGCAAAGCTATAGTCCTGAATACTTAAAAGTGCCACCATTAAAAACATCTTGGTCCACCACTAAAAACATCTTAGTCATTAGTGAAAGCAATCTGATACTGTCTTCAAAAGAggcctttcatttattttctgagtCATGTTTACTTTGAGGTGGATGTGGAGCCTTGGTCAGATAGAAGGGGTACTTTAATGTTAGCTACAGACAACATCTCATAATGTCTCTATTTATAGCTGTGTATAGTATGGCAGCTAAGAGCAAAAGTTAGAACAAGTTCCTTGGAAGACAGgcatttttgtttactttcataCTGATTGGGGTAAGATCCTGGCTGGCTTCCTGGAGAGTATGTTAAATGTCCTGCCAATAACATAGTAAATTGTTACACTGTTTTGTGCCATTCAGGAATTGCTAAgacaaatatttacatatttctggctttaaaatctgGGAACTTCATTCTCCCTTCAAAACAAAAGCCTTGATGCCTGAGCTGAAGTGGCCAGTAAGGGTAGTAACATTAAGGTTTATTCTCTGTCAGCTCTTACTTGGAACAGATGAATCTGACACAGGGCAGCCTGGCTGGTAGTAATGTCTGCAGGGACAGGCTATTCTGGACAATTTCATGTTCCCAGATATGTGTGACTTATTGGCATCTGTTTGTCTGGTCAGCTGGAGAGGGAAGCTCTGAGGATCAAGTGATCCTCTAGCTCCAGTTTTCTCATAATGGTGCACCTTGTTTTCCCTTGTCTTCTTTCCAGAAAGCGATGATGAGTACAGTGACGATGATGACATCAGCTGGAAAGTCCGCAGGTCTGCAGCAAAGTGCCTGGAGGCCATTGTCAGCAGCAGGCATGATCTCCTGCAGGACTTCTACAAAACCCTCTCCCCAGTCTTGATAAGCAGATTCAAAGAGAGGGAGGAGAATGTCAAAGCTGACATCTTCAGCGCTTATATCTCCTTGCTGAAGCAAACGCTGCCCATCCAGAGCTGGCTGCATGCTTCAGATGCCTCTGGCAAAGATGATGTTCCCCTGACAATGCTTCAGAACCAGGTGGGTGAGAAGATGCCGGGCTGGATTAAATCAGAAAGCAATGAAGAGCAGTAGGTACCATGCTACCGATGAATATGCCTAGTAGTTAAGCCTGAGAAGATAGCTAGCAGAAGGAGCCCTTGGGCACACAACCACAGGGGACCAAATCCTGAGGGATGACCATTTACTGTTTGTCTCCCGCCATTACTGGGGAGAGAGCGCTGAGCCAGTGCAGGAACACTGAGGCACTGCCCACCTCCACTATCCTCTGACACGTGTTTGCAGACTGCATATGAGACAGGTTAGCCTTTGGGTGAAGTGTCAGTCTGTTGCCTTACAGTTactccagctgctgctcaggaaacTTACCGAATAAATTGTGTAAGCCATTGGAAGCTCAGTAAGGTTTGGATCTGGTCAGTAAGCGTAAGAGAGCATGCAACTCAGTTCGTCATGGGAGAACAGCTAGTGGCTTCCAGGGTAGCTTGCTGTGGTTCTGCACATGATCTGGACATTACTGCTGATCAAACAAACAATAGTGGAAGCAATTTTTCTGACGCACTGCTTTAATTCAGAAATATGCTGGAGTAATTACAGTCAGAATAATTTAGCCACACATGCTGATCAGGACTCTGCCTAGCCCAGGATCCTTGCTAACGCAGTGATCCACACATGCCATTTcagaagaagacaaaagaaacGTTGGAAATAACCATGTTGTTATAGAACAGCATGACTGTGAGAGCAGCTTTTTCTGGCTGATGCTACTACGGACTGGTGAGTCCCTGAAGCAGGAGGTTTAAAATCCATGCCAAAATGTAGTTACATCACTGATTAATCATCTTATAAGTATgagatatttatttaaataacttgCACCTCAGgcctgtgattttattttttttatttcactgaaatactgGCAGGGTGTCCAACTTTAAGTATAGTGATGGGGCTAGATCCTTAAACAGCAGACCAGGAAGGAATCATAAAACTCTAAGCTCCTTTAGCTTTGTGTCCCGGTCTGATcattttgttgtgtttctttAAGCTTCTGTGTTAGGGGATAACACCAACTTCAGGAAGGGCTGCTTAGGAGTCTGTTTGCAGAATATGGAAAAGAATAACAACATCCCCTCCCACTCTTCTGTTCATGTATCTTTTCTTCACATGCACTGTCTTGTATCTATCCTAAGTCTGTTCTCTGGTAAACAGGTGCAGTTTCTTGCTGTCTCCTGTTAGTTCTCTTGCTGTGCTGTTAGTGCCTCTGGCTTAGCTGAGCAGGCTGCTTTGGTAGCATAGCTCTGTACCCTGGGATCTGGGATGACTGATGTGTTTCTTTCTGGTTGTCTTTTCCAAACTGCAGGTCCCCAAGATTGTCAAGGCCTTGCACAAACAGCTCAAAGAAAAGAGCATCAAATCAAGACAGGGATGTTTCAGCCTCCTGACAGAACTGGCCAATGTTCTTCCCGGTTGCCTGGCAGATCACATCCCTGCACTTGTCCCTGGTAAACTTCTCCGTGGTCTGCGGGTGAAGGAGCAGGGTTGGCTCAATCCATTCCTAACACATATGCTCCTTGCCTGCATGTTCCAGTATTATTCCTGTATATCGCTGTGCTCAGCATCAGGACATACACATCAAGTTCTGCTCTGTGCTGATGTGCTCCCAGATCAATTCTGGCTTCTGTCTACCACCAAAAGCCAGGATAAGAACATCAAGTTCACTTCCACAGTCCCCTGAAGAGGTGCTTTTAGGATGGCCTATTCCAGCTTCCTTTGAAACTAGCTGGAATTATGCTGTTAGCCTGCTGAGATCAGTAACAggagtgacattttcttttacaaaatgcagaggcattttaaaaaattatttgtactgACTGATTAGCTAATTTGCACTGCCACATTTTTCTCTGAGCCTTTCTGCCTGTAGGCTCATGAAGCATCCCACTGCTGAAAGGCTTATAAAGCTAAGGTCCTGTCTTGGATTTTGGCATGACTGTATAGTAAATATAAAAAATGCTCCTGTGATTTTCCCTGGGGCTCTTATGAATTAATAGATTGGAAAAAAGCATTCAAACCAAGAGTCAGGCATGAGTTCAGGGGTAGCAATTGTTGTAAATATTTCTCATCAAGTCTTCTGGGAAACATAAATATGTGCCACAGAAATTGGACTTGGAAGTACTTCTTTTCTGCAAAGGCAGTCCATCCTTAATGGTCCACAGTTATGTTCCAAACAATACTAACAGAAGCTGTAAAACTAGATAAACATAGAGCccctggtttggttttgatttgttttgttttgtttcgtttttaaGACTTCTGACAGAGGAATGAAGGAAAAACTCATGAAGGGCCATTCCTGCTGCCTGGAGTGCCTGTTGTTGAGACTACACTTTCCCAGTCTTAATTTCATGCCATTTTGTCATACTTATTCACACTTGACTAACCATACCTTCTCATCTTAGCCCAGGATGACTTTTCGAATTAAGTTTTTAAGAAGTTTTGTAGCCAGCCATCCAGGATGGCTACAAAGACCAGTTCTGTCTGAGTTGCTGCTTACTGGGAAGCAGAAAGACAGCAAGGAGAgcagctctctctctctctctctaatggCATGTATCTTTTGGGTGGggacagggaagaaagaaaacagatttcttctttcttcaagaaaacttctttgagggggaggagggtgtgatGAAAACCACTTGATGCAATAAGACAGCAGTCATTCTTGTCTCTTTGCACAGGTATTGTTTTCTCCTTGGCTGATAAATCCAGCTCCTCCAACATGAGGATTGACACGCTGTCTTTCCTTCATGTTCTTCTTTGCAACCACCAGCCGGAGGTATTTCATCCTCATATCAAAAGCCTGTTACCTCCTGTTGTGACCTGTATTGGAGACCCCTTTTATAAGATCACTTCAGAAGCTCTGCTGGTTACTCAGCAACTTGTGAAAGTTATCAGGCCTTTGGACAGATCTTGCACTTTTGATGCCAAGCCCTATGTGAAGGACCTTTTCGCTGGTACTCTGAAGCGATTGAAGGCAGCTGACATCGACCAGGAGGTGAAAGAGCGTGCTATCTCCTGCATGGGACAAATTATTTACAATCTGGGAGACCATTTAAGCACTGATCTCCAGCCAACCTTGAAGATATTTCTGGAGAGGCTCAAAAATGAAATCACCAGACTGACAACAGTCAAAGCATTAACGTTAATTGCTAGTTCTCCACTTAAAATAGATTTGAGACCCATTTTAGGGGAAGGTTTCCCCATTCTAGCTTCCTTCTTGAGAAAGAATCAACGTGCCTTGAAACTGAGCACTCTGACTGCTCTGGACATCCTGGTGAAGAACAACAGTGACAGCCTGAAGCCTGCCATGATAGAGTCTGTCCTAACAGAGGTCCCCGCTTTAATTACTGAGAATGATATGCATGTTTCCCAGGTAGCTACCATGTTCCTTACTACTTTGGCTAAGGTTTATCCATCCTGCATTTCTAAGATCAGTGGTTCAGTTCTTGCTGAAATCTTTCAGCTTGTCCACTCACCTTTGCTTCAAGGAGGGGCGCTGAATGCCATCATAGACTTCTTCCAGGCTCTGGTTCTGACAAAGACGGCCACCATGGGTTACTCGGAGCTGATGAAGCAGCTGACTGCGCCTATTTACTCCTCAGGTTCAGCTGGGGCATCAGTGACGTTACATAAACAGGCATATTACTCTGTCGCAAAGTGTGTGGCAGCCCTTTCCTCAGCCTGCCCAAAGGAAGCCCCTGTGATGGTGAACCAGTTTATCCAGgatgtaaaaaaccccaagtccAGCTCTGCTGTTAAAGTGCTAGCTTTCCTTTCACTGGCAGAGATGGGTCGCACCACAAACCTCAGTGCTCAGAGAGAGCTGAAAACCGTCATTCTGGAAGCATTCACTTCCCCCAGCGAAGAGGTGAAATCTGCTGCTTCCTACGCGTTGGGGAACATCAGTGTTGGGAATCTTAAGGAGTATCTTCCCTTCATGCTGAAAGAGATCGGAAGCCAGCCAAAGAGACAGTACCTCCTGCTGCACTCTCTGAAAGAAGTCATCAGCTCCTCCCCAGCCGACGGCCTCAAACCTTACGTGGAGGATATTTGGGCTCTGCTTTTCAAGCACTGTGAGTGCACAGAGGAAGGGACGCGCAATGTGGTGGCTGAATGCTTGGGGAAGCTGACTTTGGTGAATCCTTCTGAGCTGCTGCCTCGGCTGAAAA from Accipiter gentilis chromosome 23, bAccGen1.1, whole genome shotgun sequence includes:
- the LOC126049622 gene encoding cullin-associated NEDD8-dissociated protein 1-like isoform X1 → MASVSYHISSLLEKMTSTDKDFRFMATNDLMMELQKDSIKLDEDSEKKVVKMLLKLLEDKNGEVQNLAVKCLGPLVGKVKEYQVETIVDTLCTNMLSDKEQLRDISSIGLKTVISELPPASTGSTMTANVCKKITAQLTGAIGKQEDVSVQLEALDILSDMLSRLGGTLYSFHSSILNCLLPQLTSPRLAVRKRAIIALGHLVLTCSGNIFSELTEHLLAELKKNESTSTTRTYIQCVAGISRQAGHRIGEHLEKIIPLIVQYCNVEDDELREYCFQAFESFVRRCPKEIDPHIPNVMGLCLKYITFDPNYNYDNEEEEEEDMMETENGEDEEQESDDEYSDDDDISWKVRRSAAKCLEAIVSSRHDLLQDFYKTLSPVLISRFKEREENVKADIFSAYISLLKQTLPIQSWLHASDASGKDDVPLTMLQNQVPKIVKALHKQLKEKSIKSRQGCFSLLTELANVLPGCLADHIPALVPGIVFSLADKSSSSNMRIDTLSFLHVLLCNHQPEVFHPHIKSLLPPVVTCIGDPFYKITSEALLVTQQLVKVIRPLDRSCTFDAKPYVKDLFAGTLKRLKAADIDQEVKERAISCMGQIIYNLGDHLSTDLQPTLKIFLERLKNEITRLTTVKALTLIASSPLKIDLRPILGEGFPILASFLRKNQRALKLSTLTALDILVKNNSDSLKPAMIESVLTEVPALITENDMHVSQVATMFLTTLAKVYPSCISKISGSVLAEIFQLVHSPLLQGGALNAIIDFFQALVLTKTATMGYSELMKQLTAPIYSSGSAGASVTLHKQAYYSVAKCVAALSSACPKEAPVMVNQFIQDVKNPKSSSAVKVLAFLSLAEMGRTTNLSAQRELKTVILEAFTSPSEEVKSAASYALGNISVGNLKEYLPFMLKEIGSQPKRQYLLLHSLKEVISSSPADGLKPYVEDIWALLFKHCECTEEGTRNVVAECLGKLTLVNPSELLPRLKKQLSSGSPHARSTVVTAIKFTIADQPQPIDALLKGCIGDFLKTLQDPDLNVRRVALAMFNSAAHNKPSLIRDLLNAVLPSLYNETKVRKELIREVEMGPFKHTVDDGLDVRKAAFECMYTLLESCLDRLDIYEYLNHVEDGLKDHYDIRMLTFIMLARLSTLCPNAVLQRLERLIEPLRATCSTKVKAGSVKQEFEKQDELKRSAMRAVAALLTIPEVEKSPVMAEFSSQIRSNPEMASLFESIQKDSASLPTSEAMDMS
- the LOC126049622 gene encoding cullin-associated NEDD8-dissociated protein 1-like isoform X4, with protein sequence MASVSYHISSLLEKMTSTDKDFRFMATNDLMMELQKDSIKLDEDSEKKVVKMLLKLLEDKNGEVQNLAVKCLGPLVGKVKEYQVETIVDTLCTNMLSDKEQLRDISSIGLKTVISELPPASTGSTMTANVCKKITAQLTGAIGKQEDVSVQLEALDILSDMLSRLGGTLYSFHSSILNCLLPQLTSPRLAVRKRAIIALGHLVLTCSGNIFSELTEHLLAELKKNESTSTTRTYIQCVAGISRQAGHRIGEHLEKIIPLIVQYCNVEDDELREYCFQAFESFVRRCPKEIDPHIPNVMGLCLKYITFDPNYNYDNEEEEEEDMMETENGEDEEQESDDEYSDDDDISWKVRRSAAKCLEAIVSSRHDLLQDFYKTLSPVLISRFKEREENVKADIFSAYISLLKQTLPIQSWLHASDASGKDDVPLTMLQNQVPKIVKALHKQLKEKSIKSRQGCFSLLTELANVLPGCLADHIPALVPGIVFSLADKSSSSNMRIDTLSFLHVLLCNHQPEVFHPHIKSLLPPVVTCIGDPFYKITSEALLVTQQLVKVIRPLDRSCTFDAKPYVKDLFAGTLKRLKAADIDQEVKERAISCMGQIIYNLGDHLSTDLQPTLKIFLERLKNEITRLTTVKALTLIASSPLKIDLRPILGEGFPILASFLRKNQRALKLSTLTALDILVKNNSDSLKPAMIESVLTEVPALITENDMHVSQVATMFLTTLAKVYPSCISKISGSVLAEIFQLVHSPLLQGGALNAIIDFFQALVLTKTATMGYSELMKQLTAPIYSSGSAGASVTLHKQAYYSVAKCVAALSSACPKEAPVMVNQFIQDVKNPKSSSAVKVLAFLSLAEMGRTTNLSAQRELKTVILEAFTSPSEEVKSAASYALGNISVGNLKEYLPFMLKEIGSQPKRQYLLLHSLKEVISSSPADGLKPYVEDIWALLFKHCECTEEGTRNVVAECLGKLTLVNPSELLPRLKKQLSSGSPHARSTVVTAIKFTIADQPQPIDALLKGCIGDFLKTLQDPDLNVRRVALAMFNSAAHNKPSLIRDLLNAVLPSLYNETKVRKELIREKWGHSSIQWMMALT
- the LOC126049622 gene encoding cullin-associated NEDD8-dissociated protein 1-like isoform X2, with the protein product MNISFSQYQPGRFMATNDLMMELQKDSIKLDEDSEKKVVKMLLKLLEDKNGEVQNLAVKCLGPLVGKVKEYQVETIVDTLCTNMLSDKEQLRDISSIGLKTVISELPPASTGSTMTANVCKKITAQLTGAIGKQEDVSVQLEALDILSDMLSRLGGTLYSFHSSILNCLLPQLTSPRLAVRKRAIIALGHLVLTCSGNIFSELTEHLLAELKKNESTSTTRTYIQCVAGISRQAGHRIGEHLEKIIPLIVQYCNVEDDELREYCFQAFESFVRRCPKEIDPHIPNVMGLCLKYITFDPNYNYDNEEEEEEDMMETENGEDEEQESDDEYSDDDDISWKVRRSAAKCLEAIVSSRHDLLQDFYKTLSPVLISRFKEREENVKADIFSAYISLLKQTLPIQSWLHASDASGKDDVPLTMLQNQVPKIVKALHKQLKEKSIKSRQGCFSLLTELANVLPGCLADHIPALVPGIVFSLADKSSSSNMRIDTLSFLHVLLCNHQPEVFHPHIKSLLPPVVTCIGDPFYKITSEALLVTQQLVKVIRPLDRSCTFDAKPYVKDLFAGTLKRLKAADIDQEVKERAISCMGQIIYNLGDHLSTDLQPTLKIFLERLKNEITRLTTVKALTLIASSPLKIDLRPILGEGFPILASFLRKNQRALKLSTLTALDILVKNNSDSLKPAMIESVLTEVPALITENDMHVSQVATMFLTTLAKVYPSCISKISGSVLAEIFQLVHSPLLQGGALNAIIDFFQALVLTKTATMGYSELMKQLTAPIYSSGSAGASVTLHKQAYYSVAKCVAALSSACPKEAPVMVNQFIQDVKNPKSSSAVKVLAFLSLAEMGRTTNLSAQRELKTVILEAFTSPSEEVKSAASYALGNISVGNLKEYLPFMLKEIGSQPKRQYLLLHSLKEVISSSPADGLKPYVEDIWALLFKHCECTEEGTRNVVAECLGKLTLVNPSELLPRLKKQLSSGSPHARSTVVTAIKFTIADQPQPIDALLKGCIGDFLKTLQDPDLNVRRVALAMFNSAAHNKPSLIRDLLNAVLPSLYNETKVRKELIREVEMGPFKHTVDDGLDVRKAAFECMYTLLESCLDRLDIYEYLNHVEDGLKDHYDIRMLTFIMLARLSTLCPNAVLQRLERLIEPLRATCSTKVKAGSVKQEFEKQDELKRSAMRAVAALLTIPEVEKSPVMAEFSSQIRSNPEMASLFESIQKDSASLPTSEAMDMS
- the LOC126049622 gene encoding cullin-associated NEDD8-dissociated protein 1-like isoform X3; translation: MCQFTHRAPESLGPLVGKVKEYQVETIVDTLCTNMLSDKEQLRDISSIGLKTVISELPPASTGSTMTANVCKKITAQLTGAIGKQEDVSVQLEALDILSDMLSRLGGTLYSFHSSILNCLLPQLTSPRLAVRKRAIIALGHLVLTCSGNIFSELTEHLLAELKKNESTSTTRTYIQCVAGISRQAGHRIGEHLEKIIPLIVQYCNVEDDELREYCFQAFESFVRRCPKEIDPHIPNVMGLCLKYITFDPNYNYDNEEEEEEDMMETENGEDEEQESDDEYSDDDDISWKVRRSAAKCLEAIVSSRHDLLQDFYKTLSPVLISRFKEREENVKADIFSAYISLLKQTLPIQSWLHASDASGKDDVPLTMLQNQVPKIVKALHKQLKEKSIKSRQGCFSLLTELANVLPGCLADHIPALVPGIVFSLADKSSSSNMRIDTLSFLHVLLCNHQPEVFHPHIKSLLPPVVTCIGDPFYKITSEALLVTQQLVKVIRPLDRSCTFDAKPYVKDLFAGTLKRLKAADIDQEVKERAISCMGQIIYNLGDHLSTDLQPTLKIFLERLKNEITRLTTVKALTLIASSPLKIDLRPILGEGFPILASFLRKNQRALKLSTLTALDILVKNNSDSLKPAMIESVLTEVPALITENDMHVSQVATMFLTTLAKVYPSCISKISGSVLAEIFQLVHSPLLQGGALNAIIDFFQALVLTKTATMGYSELMKQLTAPIYSSGSAGASVTLHKQAYYSVAKCVAALSSACPKEAPVMVNQFIQDVKNPKSSSAVKVLAFLSLAEMGRTTNLSAQRELKTVILEAFTSPSEEVKSAASYALGNISVGNLKEYLPFMLKEIGSQPKRQYLLLHSLKEVISSSPADGLKPYVEDIWALLFKHCECTEEGTRNVVAECLGKLTLVNPSELLPRLKKQLSSGSPHARSTVVTAIKFTIADQPQPIDALLKGCIGDFLKTLQDPDLNVRRVALAMFNSAAHNKPSLIRDLLNAVLPSLYNETKVRKELIREVEMGPFKHTVDDGLDVRKAAFECMYTLLESCLDRLDIYEYLNHVEDGLKDHYDIRMLTFIMLARLSTLCPNAVLQRLERLIEPLRATCSTKVKAGSVKQEFEKQDELKRSAMRAVAALLTIPEVEKSPVMAEFSSQIRSNPEMASLFESIQKDSASLPTSEAMDMS